Proteins encoded together in one Mus musculus strain C57BL/6J chromosome 16, GRCm38.p6 C57BL/6J window:
- the Zbtb21 gene encoding zinc finger and BTB domain-containing protein 21 isoform X2 — translation MEGLLHYINPAHAISLLSALNEERLKGQLCDVLLIVGDQKFRAHKNVLAASSEYFQSLFTNKENEAQTVFQLDFCEPDAFDNVLNYIYSSSLFVEKGSLAAVQELGYSLGISFLTNIVAKAPQAPFPACPNRKRVPVEDDETSSQKRSVIVCQGRSEVPGKASGPAMQDLSHTARASPSASVKTTISKPHVAKPPEQLHSLPLTEKSWTKDSAAVYAKSLEQAGALDDPNRGSLVKRNTVLPPKPSQDREATDDKPGVSSQLPKGKAIELALKRPRPPVLSLHSSSETPYLLKETSKGGGQGEDRNLLYYSKLGLVVPSGGPASANQSIDRSGPLVKSLLRRSLSMDSQVPVYSPSIDLKSSQGSSTAANEAPGSVFCSMSQKSSLKDCSEKKALDDRPQVLQPHRLRSFSASQSTDREEASPVTEVRIKTEPSSPLSDPSDIIRVTVGGDAAAAAVAAAAAAAATRDLPLKTEEDQRDMSRLPAKRRFQTDRRSPLKKAKANEHGPAVSEENCEEGRSPPSLDSNFPDSDLNREEFGELEGTRPNKKFKCKHCLKIFRSTAGLHRHVNMYHNPEKPYACDICHKRFHTNFKVWTHCQTQHGIVKNPSPASSSHAVLDEKFQRKLIDIVREREIKKALIIKLRRSKPGFQGQSSSPAQQVIKRNLRSRAKGAYICAYCGKAYRFLSQFKQHIKMHPGERPLGVSRAAKPKERALARAVENKEVYPCRLCNAKLSSLLEQGNHERLCRNATVCPYCSLRFFSPALKQEHEDRCEYKKLTCLECMRTFKSSFSIWRHQVEVHNQNNMALAENFALATLDHNGEVAAASRPQTEPSKVNHVATPKEDTAFSDSSEQVNFDSEDSSCLPEDLSLSKQLKVQVKEEPVEEAEEEAPEASAAPREAGPSKETGLWPCEKCGKMFTAHKQLERHQELLCSVKPFICHVCYKAFRTNFRLWSHFQTHMSQATEEPVQKESEVCPVPTNSPSPPPLPPPPPLPKIQPLEPDSPTGLPENPTPATEKLFAPQESDTLFYHAPPLSAITFKRQFMCKLCHRTFKTAFSLWSHEQTHN, via the coding sequence ATGGAGGGACTGCTGCATTACATCAACCCAGCACATGCTATCTCTCTGCTCAGTGCCCTCAATGAGGAGCGCCTCAAGGGACAGCTGTGTGACGTGCTCCTGATTGTTGGGGACCAGAAATTCCGAGCTCATAAGAACGTCTTGGCTGCCAGCAGTGAGTACTTCCAGAGTTTATTCACGAATAAGGAGAACGAGGCACAGACTGTCTTTCAGCTGGACTTCTGTGAGCCTGACGCTTTTGACAACGTTCTGAACTACATTTactcttcttccctttttgtGGAGAAGGGCAGCCTTGCTGCTGTGCAGGAGCTGGGGTATAGCCTTGGTATCTCCTTCCTGACCAACATCGTTGCCAAAGCCCCTCAGGCTCCTTTTCCAGCCTGTCCCAACAGGAAAAGAGTGCCAGTGGAAGATGATGAAACCAGCTCTCAAAAGCGAAGTGTCATTGTGTGTCAGGGCAGAAGTGAAGTGCCAGGGAAAGCCAGTGGTCCAGCCATGCAGGACCTCAGCCATACTGCCCGGGCCTCCCCCAGTGCTTCAGTCAAGACCACCATCAGTAAGCCACATGTGGCCAAGCCGCCAGAGCAGCTTCATAGTCTGCCCTTAACTGAAAAGAGCTGGACAAAGGATAGTGCTGCAGTATATGCAAAGTCTCTGGAACAGGCTGGGGCTTTGGATGATCCTAATAGGGGCAGTTTGGTAAAGAGAAATACAGTCCTGCCCccaaagccttcacaggacaggGAGGCCACAGATGATAAACCAGGGGTGAGCAGCCAGCTTCCCAAGGGGAAAGCTATAGAGCTGGCTCTGAAGAGACCACGGCCCCCTGTTCTGTCTCTTCATAGCTCATCAGAGACTCCATATCTCCTAAAAGAAACTAGCAAAGGAGGCGGTCAGGGAGAGGATAGGAACTTGCTCTACTACTCTAAGCTAGGGCTGGTGGTCCCTTCTGGTGGGCCTGCTTCTGCAAACCAGAGCATTGACAGAAGTGGCCCACTAGTGAAAAGCCTCCTCAGGCGGTCACTGTCTATGGACAGCCAGGTTCCTGTTTACTCCCCCTCCATAGATTTGAAGTCATCCCAGGGATCATCCACAGCGGCAAATGAGGCACCGGGTAGTGTGTTCTGTTCGATGTCTCAAAAGTCATCTTTAAAAGATTGCAGTGAAAAAAAAGCTCTGGATGACAGGCCTCAAGTGCTCCAGCCTCATCGCCTCAGGTCCTTTAGTGCTTCCCAGTCAACAGACAGGGAGGAAGCCTCCCCTGTGACTGAGGTACGCATTAAGACGGAACCCAGCAGCCCACTGTCAGACCCCTCAGACATCATCCGGGTCACTGTGGGAGGagacgcagcagcagcagcagtagcagcagcagcagcagcagcagctacgaGAGACCTGCCCCTCAAAACAGAGGAAGACCAGAGAGATATGAGCAGACTCCCAGCAAAGAGAAGGttccagacagacagaaggtCACCCTTGAAGAAGGCAAAGGCAAATGAACACGGGCCTGCTGTCTCAGAAGAGAACTGTGAAGAGGGCAGGAGCCCTCCTTCCCTTGACAGCAACTTCCCAGATTCTGACTTAAACAGAGAGGAGTTTGGTGAGTTGGAGGGGACGAGaccaaacaaaaaatttaaatgcaaACATTGCCTTAAGATTTTTAGATCAACTGCGGGTCTTCACCGCCATGTTAACATGTACCATAACCCAGAGAAGCCTTACGCTTGTGACATCTGTCACAAGAGGTTTCACACCAACTTCAAAGTGTGGACACACTGTCAGACCCAACACGGCATAGTGAAGAACCCATCGCCAGCCTCTAGTTCCCATGCAGTTTTGGATGAGAAATTCCAAAGAAAGCTGATTGACatagtgagagagagggagattaaGAAGGCCCTGATCATTAAGCTGAGGCGCAGCAAGCCTGGCTTCCAGGGACAGAGTAGCTCCCCAGCACAGCAAGTCATCAAGAGGAACTTGCGCTCCCGAGCCAAAGGGGCCTACATTTGTGCCTACTGTGGCAAGGCATACCGCTTTCTCTCTCAGTTTAAGCAGCACATAAAGATGCACCCAGGAGAGAGGCCCCTCGGAGTAAGCAGAGCTGCTAAGCCAAAAGAGCGGGCTCTGGCACGCGCGGTAGAGAACAAGGAGGTTTACCCGTGCCGCCTCTGTAATGCTAAGCTCTCTTCTCTTCTAGAGCAAGGCAACCACGAGCGCTTGTGCCGGAACGCCACCGTTTGCCCTTACTGCAGCCTCAGGTTCTTCTCTCCCGCACTGAAGCAGGAACATGAGGACAGGTGTGAGTACAAAAAGCTGACTTGCCTGGAGTGCATGCGCACCTTCAAGTCCTCCTTCAGCATCTGGCGGCACCAGGTAGAAGTGCATAACCAGAACAACATGGCTTTAGCAGAGAACTTCGCCCTGGCCACCCTGGACCACAACGGTGAAGTGGCAGCCGCTTCCAGGCCTCAGACTGAGCCCAGCAAGGTAAACCATGTGGCCACTCCAAAAGAGGATACAGCATTTAGCGACTCTTCAGAGCAAGTGAACTTTGATTCTGAGgattcctcctgcctccctgaaGACTTGAGTCTTTCAAAGCAACTGAAAGTCCAAGTCAAAGAGGAGCctgtggaggaggcagaggaggaggctcCTGAGGCTAGTGCAGCTCCCAGGGAGGCTGGCCCCAGCAAGGAGACCGGCCTATGGCCCTGTGAGAAATGCGGAAAGATGTTCACGGCACACAAGCAGCTGGAGCGGCACCAGGAGCTGCTGTGTTCTGTGAAGCCCTTCATCTGCCACGTATGCTACAAAGCCTTCCGTACCAACTTCCGACTCTGGAGTCACTTCCAGACCCACATGTCTCAGGCTACAGAGGAGCCTGTGCAGAAAGAATCAGAGGTGTGTCCTGTGCCCACAaactccccctccccaccacctCTGCCACCTCCGCCACCCTTGCCCAAGATTCAGCCCCTGGAGCCAGACAGCCCCACAGGCCTGCCTGAGAACCCAACCCCAGCTACAGAGAAGCTGTTTGCACCCCAGGAGTCAGATACCCTCTTCTACCACGCCCCACCCCTTTCAGCAATCACATTTAAAAGACAGTTCATGTGCAAGCTCTGCCATAGGACATTCAAGACGGCCTTCAGTCTTTGGAGTCATGAGCAGACACACAATTAA